In Saprospiraceae bacterium, the sequence TCGATCCACTCGTCAGATTTGATGACTATATCCCGGTGCTCAGTGGTATATCCCAGATACGATATGTCCAACCTATATTTTCCGGGCTGCAATAGGATTTGATAATGACCTGTTTCATCCGTTATACCACCGACTGTACCGGAGGCTATGGTTGCCGCAACCATAGCCTCCCTGGTAGATTTATCCTTGATCGCGCCTTTCACTCCTGATGATTGAGCTTGGATGCTAACAGCAAAAAAAACCAAGAAAACAAAAACAACATTTGAATAATGAATCCAAAAACTAAAATCTAGGTGTAACTTAGTAGAATTATTCCTAATATACATCAATTCAGACATATGAAAAAGGTTTTCCGGTACATTACGATAGTTGCTCTAATATTTCAAATGTACAATATCTATGGTCAAAATCAGATCTGTGTACCAGATTCTTTGTATAGAGATAGTATAGCCGGTATCTATCCAAGGCCCTACAATGATAGTACCAAAACTGGCGGCATAAATAAGGCAGCATGTATAGACCAGGATTATGAATTTCCGCTTACTGTCCGTATTCCAGACATGATCACTATCCCAATAGCTGGCTCCAATGTGACACTGGGCCTTGAAAATGCTTTCCTGGATACTGTAAATGCTGTCACTGGATTGCCAATTGGGATCAAATATTATTGTAATCCCGGCAGTTGTAATATGAAAAAAAATGTATTGGGCTGTGTAATATTAAAAGGAAAACCGACTACTGCAAACAAACCAGGCATTTATGACCTCATCATTAACCTTAAACTCATCACCTCCTTTGGCACTTTTGATGTAGCGTTTCCTGGTCCATTTTTCCCTGGTAAATACAGTCTTACTCTCGCAGAAAAAACCTCATCGGCCTGTCTCACCAGCGATATCCATCAATCCCTGACTTTTGATGGGGAAATCAAAGCATATCCTATTCCAGCAGGTCAAAATATAAACTTTACCGTATTTGCTTTGAGGCCCGGCACTTCCTCTCTTTGGATACGCGATATTACAGGCAGACAAATCAGTAGCCAAAGCTTAAGCCTCGTACAAGGTGAAAATAAAATAGTAGTTCCGGTGCATCAATTAGGAAATGGCGTTTACACTTATACCCTCAGACAAGGAGTATTAGCTACCACAAAGAGGTTTATAGTATTGCATTAAATGCTGTCACTACTCTTCTTCTTCCTCTTCTAATTCTGTCTGGATGACTGGGGTGATCATCGGCAAACCAACCCATTTAGATTCGGCAGCATTGACAGCCATAAAACCTAGAAAACCTCCTGAAGCCCCGGCAATCTCTTTAGCAAATCTCAAGAATCCTTTATAAAGTTTGGATCCAATTTTAGGGTTGATTTCTCCTAAAATACTATTGAGCTGGCTCAACCGGTCTGAAATGATTTGGCCGCGGCTATCAGCATCCTCAGGCAGTTCAGTATTAAATTTATCGATGAGTGCATCAAATTGAGCTTCTACTTCTTCGTAAAATTCTTTTAAATATTCTGGAGAAGAGTAAGTTCTGATGTGGGCTATCTTCTTTGCCAGATCCAATTCTTTGACATCCAGCTCACCATCAGCCTTCCCAACCAGGATAGCGATCAAAGGGAGTGCCTCTTGCAGCTGAATGAGTTTGGATGCTTCCAGGTGTTTTAAATCATGTATCATGTCTTTATACGTTTAGATTTGCAAATATAAGTCGATGTTTTTTTAATTAGCAGATGTTTCCAAAAGAGACATATGCTCAAACTCTCTGAAATCGACAGCACTCACTTTACTCACACCGACTTCTTCCATAAATACACCATAGATCACATCTACGGCAGCCATGGTCTGTTTGTTATGTGTCACGATGATAAACTGTGACTCTTCCGCAAAATCTCTAATGATATTGTTAAACTTTTCAATATTACTATCATCCAGGGGAGCATCGACCTCATCAAAAATACAGAAAGGAGCAGGTTTAAGCAGGTACAGTGCAAATAATAAGGCCGTCGCTGTGAGGGTTTTTTCTCCGCCAGAAAGCTGACTCAAGGACTTGGGCAGCTTTCCTTTGGGCTTGGCGATGATATCGATGTCCGATTCTAGTGGCTGATCCGGATTGAGTAAGATAAGGTCACAGCTATCCTCTGCAGTAAATAGACTCCTGAAAACCCGGATGAAATGCTCCCTGACCTTGCCAAAAGCCTCCAGAAACTTAGAGGTTGCACTGATATCAATCTCCTGTATGGTAGCCAGCAAGGACTCTTTGGCATTGAGAATATCCTGTCGTTGGTTAAAGATGTTGTCATACCTTTCTTTCATCTCACGGTATGCTTCGACAGCCATCGGGTTGATCTCCCCATAATTTTCGATTCGATCCTTTAACTTCCTAACTTTATCTTTTAGCAGATCGTATTTTGAAGCAGTAGCATTTTCAGGGCCATCAGACTCGACGATTTCAGTCATTGGCTCCAGCTCAGGGAGGACTTCAATATTAAATTCGATTTTTAATCTTTCTTTGACTGTCTCCAATCTGAACTCAAGATCCTTGATTTGATCTTTGTGACCATTGATGGTATTTTGAAGCTGAGCTTCTTCTCTTTGAAAATCCCGTAATATTTGCTCTTGTTGATGGATTCCGTTTCGTTTTTTGAAATATTCCTGTTCGAACACGTTCAACCCTGACTCTTTAGTTTGCTTATCAATGTACATACCCCTTAGCTGCTCATTGATCCCTTCCAATTCAGCAGTTATTTTTTCGCGTTGGCCATCCTCCTCTGATTGGGTGTCAACTAACTTATCAATTAATTGCTCAGCCTCACTTCTACGCCCGGTTTGGAAATCAATATCCTGTACCAGAGCATCTATTTTACTTTGATGCCGGATGGCATCTATCTGTTTTTGATTGAATGCTTCGTGTGCTTTGGTAAGCGTCTGTGCTACAACCTGATAATTAGAATCTATCGCTACTATCCTATTGAGCATTTCATTGAGCTCATTTCTACGCTGGTTGATGTGGTCATTGATTTCAAGGTTTTGATGCTGAATGGTCTGTTGAGTTTGAATCAATTCCTGGGCAGAAGCTGCGGCATTTACCTTTAATTCATTCAGGTTCTCATATCGGGTATGAAGCTGAATCTCGTCTTTATGTTTTCGCTCCAATTGCAACCTGGTAGACTCGATGGCTTTTAATATTTCCTGATGATCAAGCGTTTTGTGCTCCAACTCCAATTTATTCGTCTCCCTAACGGATATGATATGTTCCTCTTCCAATTGCTTGATCTCTTCTTCGAGAATCTCGAGATTTTTCCTTCGACCTAATTTTTTACCTTCAAACAAACCAACACTTCCACCGGACAAAGCAAACTGTCTTTTGACATAACTGCCATTGGCTGATAAAATGGTAATATTATTTTCATCATACTCCTTGAACCTGGCTTTGTCCAGGGGATTGGGATCTATGAATACATGCTGGAAAAGACGGTTAAACAGATTGGCATAGGCGCTGTCAAATCTAAGTACATCCAGGGCAGAGATCAGTCCCGCAATACGCATCGGTCCTGACTGAATCAGCGGGGTAATCGCTTCTAAAACAAAAAAATTAGCTTTGCCTTTTTGAGCATCAGACAACATCCTTATTGCATGACCGGCATCTTCGTAAGTATCGACGATATAATGACTTAGATAGGGCTCCAGGAATTGTTCAATGGTCGCCCGATATTCTTCCGGGGCATAAATCAGGTCAGCGAGCAAAGGAAGGTCCTCTTTCCAGTTCTTGTGCAAGAAGCGAATAGAATCGGGATAGCCTTCCATACTGTCTACCATACTTTTTAGGAGTTGGTGTTCATTTTGTTTTGCATCCAGTTTTCGCTCTATTCCAGCCTTAACCTGCTTAGTCTGATCGAGCTTTTTGTTTAATTCTGTTATGAGTTCAACTCGGTTGAGTTCTTCTGCTTCATGATGCGTCAGCTCTGCCTGAACCTGATTAATAGCATCCCGCAAACCCTCCAATTCGACACCGATCGTTTCTAACTGCCTATCTCTATTGACATTTTCTTCTGCGATCCTGGCCAGACTCTGCTCGAGATTTTCAGATTTGTTTTGATTGATGGCCAGTTGCTTTTCTTTTTCAAATAAGTCTTTTTCGATCTCCTGCTGTTCTTTTTGGAGAACCTCAAAGGAAGATTTGACTTCGCCGTGTTGACTTTCGATCTGGCTGCGCTCTAACTCCATTTTAGCCAGTAAATCATGAAGTTCGGCTGCAGATATTTTTAATTGTTCTAATACTTCGTTTTTATTGATAATCTCTTGATCCAACATGGACAATCTGGAGATCCAGGTTTCTTTTTGCTCAGAGAGCTTAGCCCGATTGGTCGATAAAAACTCTAATTTTTGATCGGAGATCCTTTTACTATTTTCCAGGTTTTGAAGCTGATGGATCATAGCATTGAGCTCCTTTTGATAGGAGCTGAGCGAGTGCTCTTCGTCAAGGATAGCTTTTTTTCCAGCCTCCAGTGAAGATTCTGCAGTGCGATGATTAGTCTCTACGGTTCGCAGTTTGTCAAGTTCTGTCACTAAATTTTTTTGGAGGATAACATTTTTAGTGAGAATGTCCTGAGTCTCCAGGTATGCCAGCTCCAGGGACAAATTTTTATACTGTTCTTTTAATTCTATATATTTCTCAGCTCTACTGGCTTGTTTCTCCAGAGCTTTGAGATTGGCTTCTATTTCGAATAAAATGTCGTCCACCCTTGAAAGATCCTCTTCAGTAGCCTTGAGTTTGAGCATGGTCTCATGCTTGCGTTGCTTGTACTTGGTGACTCCCGCTGCTTGCTCAAACATTTTTCTGCGACTATGATCTTTGTCCTGCAATATTTCATCTACCATGCCCAGAGCAATAATGGCATATGAATTTGATCCAATGCCCGTATCCATAAATAAAGAATGAATATCCCTCAACCTGCAGGCAGTGCCATTTATACGGTATTCGCTTTCACCTGAGCGATACAATAATCTAGATATAGTAACCTGTTGATATTCAGTACCAAGCAGATTTTTAGTGTTGTCAAATGATAATGATACCTGAGCCACTCCACCCGGCTTGCGCTTTTTGGAGCCGTTAAAAATCACATCTGTCATACGTTCCAAGCGAAGTTCAGTTGGTTTTTGTTCTCCCAATACCCACCTGATGGCATCTACTACATTTGACTTACCAGAGCCATTAGGGCCGACCACACCTGTCACTTTTTCGTTAAACTTAAGTACAGTGTTGTCAGCAAAACTTTTAAAACCTTTTATTTCGATGGAGTTCAGTTGCATGGCGGCAAAAATAGAGAAATAATTTATATAAATTTCCTAAATATGATATCGTCGTTAAGGATAATAACTATCTGATATTCTGTAGTTTATAGATATTTTTTCGATGAATTTAAAGAGAATATAAATCAAAAAACAAACATAACACCCTTCGTAGAAAACTTTTTTTTATAGCCTCTGAACGGACTATAAAGAATGTTTTATTACTTGATGTTGTCTATCGAAGGGTGATTAATCAGCTCCAAAATAGGATTATTTGAGCAATTTTGTCGCATGAAGATCGTATTTATGGGCACTCCAGAGTTTGCAGTAACTTCTTTGAAAGCACTGCTCGAAGCAGGGTATCAGATAGTAGGTGTAGTGACCGCACCAGATTCAATGGGCGGCCGTGGAGGGCATCAACTGATTCAATCCGAAGTAAAAAAATATGCCTTATCCCAAGGACTGCTGATTCTACAACCTGTAAACCTCAAGTCGAAAGCATTCCTGGAAACCCTTCGGTCCCTAAAAGCTGATTTGCAAGTGGTCGTTGCTTTCAGAATGTTACCTGAAGTAGTATGGAATATGCCTCCGCTGGGCACCATCAATGTGCACGGCTCCTTGTTGCCTAAATATCGTGGTGCAGCACCGATTCATTGGGCAGTGATGCAAGGTGAACAAGAAACCGGGGTAACTATATTTAAGCTTAAACAGGAGATAGACACTGGAGATATTATAGCCCAAAGTAAGTTGTCAATTAGTCCAGATGAAACTACCGGAATGGTATATGGCCGACTCATGCAGCTTGGAGCCGAAACGCTCGTCACTAGTGTTGTTATGATAGAAAATGAAACATTCGTGCCGATAAAACAAAATGATGAGGTAGCGAGCACAGCTCCAAAACTATATCATGAAACGTGTGAGATAGCATTTTCAAAGTCTATGGTCCAAATCCACAATTTCATACGAGGACTCAATCCCAAACCAACTGCCTGGATGAGGTATGGAGGCATAAAATACTTTATTCATCTGAGTAAGACAACTACCCTAACCAACCAGGCAGATAAACCAATAGGTGCTTTGATGATTCAGGAAAATAAGTTGTACCTTAATTTGAATGACGGAATGCTTCAAATTTTAGAAATCCAGCCAGAAGGAAAAAGAAAAATGACCACCCCTGATTTTATCAATGGAGTAAGAAACAATCCTGATTTCAACTGATCATTTATGTGACACCACTTCGATGATATGGGTCATTACTTCATCCAACTGTTCAGCTCCAATCCCTTTAGACAATATTTTTTTGTCCTGATCCAAAATGAAGATTTGGGGTGTAGATTTAACATCATAAAGTACTTTATATTTGGAAGCATGATACGGGTCTGCAGCATTGATCCAACCCGGTTTTATTTTTTGTTCATCCAGGTATTGCCAACAGGTAGGCACTTTGTCCGTAAACTGGCTGCAGACCGCCAGCAGTTCAACTCCCTGGGATTTGAATTTTTCATAAAACTTCACTACAAAAGGCATACTTGCTTTGCAATGGCTGCAAGTGGGGTCCCAGATAAATAAAATAGTATACGGCGAGTTGATTTGGTGGAGACTGATTGGCTTTTCATTCGGATATTGGATGAGTTTGATCTCAGGGGCAATTTTACCAATGAGGATAGGCCTAAGCGCGGCAGCATTTTTTTCCATTTTTTGGAGCTGTTCCTCATCAATCCAGGAGGCAAAGCCCTTACTGTAATATTCATCCACAAGATGGACATAAATAGCATCAAAACCAACCAACTTGCTCCCTGCATATTTGTTGAGAAAATGAATGAGGTAGTACTTAAAAGT encodes:
- a CDS encoding T9SS type A sorting domain-containing protein, whose amino-acid sequence is MKKVFRYITIVALIFQMYNIYGQNQICVPDSLYRDSIAGIYPRPYNDSTKTGGINKAACIDQDYEFPLTVRIPDMITIPIAGSNVTLGLENAFLDTVNAVTGLPIGIKYYCNPGSCNMKKNVLGCVILKGKPTTANKPGIYDLIINLKLITSFGTFDVAFPGPFFPGKYSLTLAEKTSSACLTSDIHQSLTFDGEIKAYPIPAGQNINFTVFALRPGTSSLWIRDITGRQISSQSLSLVQGENKIVVPVHQLGNGVYTYTLRQGVLATTKRFIVLH
- the smc gene encoding chromosome segregation protein SMC, with the translated sequence MQLNSIEIKGFKSFADNTVLKFNEKVTGVVGPNGSGKSNVVDAIRWVLGEQKPTELRLERMTDVIFNGSKKRKPGGVAQVSLSFDNTKNLLGTEYQQVTISRLLYRSGESEYRINGTACRLRDIHSLFMDTGIGSNSYAIIALGMVDEILQDKDHSRRKMFEQAAGVTKYKQRKHETMLKLKATEEDLSRVDDILFEIEANLKALEKQASRAEKYIELKEQYKNLSLELAYLETQDILTKNVILQKNLVTELDKLRTVETNHRTAESSLEAGKKAILDEEHSLSSYQKELNAMIHQLQNLENSKRISDQKLEFLSTNRAKLSEQKETWISRLSMLDQEIINKNEVLEQLKISAAELHDLLAKMELERSQIESQHGEVKSSFEVLQKEQQEIEKDLFEKEKQLAINQNKSENLEQSLARIAEENVNRDRQLETIGVELEGLRDAINQVQAELTHHEAEELNRVELITELNKKLDQTKQVKAGIERKLDAKQNEHQLLKSMVDSMEGYPDSIRFLHKNWKEDLPLLADLIYAPEEYRATIEQFLEPYLSHYIVDTYEDAGHAIRMLSDAQKGKANFFVLEAITPLIQSGPMRIAGLISALDVLRFDSAYANLFNRLFQHVFIDPNPLDKARFKEYDENNITILSANGSYVKRQFALSGGSVGLFEGKKLGRRKNLEILEEEIKQLEEEHIISVRETNKLELEHKTLDHQEILKAIESTRLQLERKHKDEIQLHTRYENLNELKVNAAASAQELIQTQQTIQHQNLEINDHINQRRNELNEMLNRIVAIDSNYQVVAQTLTKAHEAFNQKQIDAIRHQSKIDALVQDIDFQTGRRSEAEQLIDKLVDTQSEEDGQREKITAELEGINEQLRGMYIDKQTKESGLNVFEQEYFKKRNGIHQQEQILRDFQREEAQLQNTINGHKDQIKDLEFRLETVKERLKIEFNIEVLPELEPMTEIVESDGPENATASKYDLLKDKVRKLKDRIENYGEINPMAVEAYREMKERYDNIFNQRQDILNAKESLLATIQEIDISATSKFLEAFGKVREHFIRVFRSLFTAEDSCDLILLNPDQPLESDIDIIAKPKGKLPKSLSQLSGGEKTLTATALLFALYLLKPAPFCIFDEVDAPLDDSNIEKFNNIIRDFAEESQFIIVTHNKQTMAAVDVIYGVFMEEVGVSKVSAVDFREFEHMSLLETSAN
- a CDS encoding methionyl-tRNA formyltransferase is translated as MGTPEFAVTSLKALLEAGYQIVGVVTAPDSMGGRGGHQLIQSEVKKYALSQGLLILQPVNLKSKAFLETLRSLKADLQVVVAFRMLPEVVWNMPPLGTINVHGSLLPKYRGAAPIHWAVMQGEQETGVTIFKLKQEIDTGDIIAQSKLSISPDETTGMVYGRLMQLGAETLVTSVVMIENETFVPIKQNDEVASTAPKLYHETCEIAFSKSMVQIHNFIRGLNPKPTAWMRYGGIKYFIHLSKTTTLTNQADKPIGALMIQENKLYLNLNDGMLQILEIQPEGKRKMTTPDFINGVRNNPDFN